From Pseudomonas sp. FP2335, the proteins below share one genomic window:
- a CDS encoding Hcp family type VI secretion system effector yields the protein MPTPAYLSITGVKQGLITAGTFTQDSVGNIYQEGHEDQILVQAFAHQVIIPRDPQSGQPTGQRVHKPLMISKIFDKSSPLLFSALTGGEEVKCRLEWFRTSSAGTQEHYFTIELEGATIVDIQSRMPNCQDPANAHFTHLEDVYFTYRKIVWTHEVAGTSGSDDWRTPVSG from the coding sequence ATGCCAACACCCGCGTATCTCTCCATCACCGGTGTCAAACAAGGTTTGATTACGGCAGGCACGTTTACCCAGGACTCGGTAGGTAACATTTACCAGGAAGGTCATGAAGATCAGATCCTGGTCCAGGCGTTCGCCCATCAGGTGATCATTCCCCGTGATCCACAGTCCGGCCAGCCGACCGGCCAGCGCGTGCACAAACCACTGATGATCAGCAAGATTTTCGACAAGTCGTCACCGCTGCTCTTCAGTGCGCTCACTGGCGGCGAAGAGGTCAAATGTCGCCTGGAGTGGTTCCGCACCTCGTCGGCCGGCACCCAGGAGCACTACTTCACCATCGAGTTGGAAGGCGCGACCATCGTCGACATCCAGTCGCGCATGCCGAACTGCCAGGACCCGGCCAACGCGCACTTCACCCATCTGGAGGACGTGTATTTCACCTATCGCAAGATCGTCTGGACCCACGAAGTAGCCGGCACCTCTGGCTCGGATGACTGGCGCACACCAGTCTCCGGCTGA
- a CDS encoding peptidylprolyl isomerase: MAKATARHILVSTEDKCNELKAQIEGGADFAEIAKANSSCPSSRDGGNLGSFGPGQMVKEFDTVVFSAPVNTVQGPVKTQFGYHLLEVTSRQD, encoded by the coding sequence ATGGCCAAAGCCACCGCCCGCCACATCCTCGTTTCCACTGAAGACAAGTGCAACGAACTCAAGGCCCAAATCGAAGGCGGCGCTGATTTCGCAGAAATCGCCAAAGCCAATTCCAGCTGCCCATCCAGCCGCGACGGCGGCAATCTGGGTTCGTTCGGCCCAGGCCAGATGGTCAAGGAATTCGACACCGTCGTCTTCAGCGCCCCGGTCAACACCGTGCAAGGCCCGGTGAAGACCCAGTTCGGCTACCACCTGCTGGAAGTCACCAGCCGCCAGGACTGA
- a CDS encoding ABC transporter ATP-binding protein, with the protein MNLIEIRDLSVAFSGQTVVNKLSLDVRPGECLALVGESGSGKSVTAHSILQLLPEAGTQTTGSIQYRGQELMGAPASTLQKLRGNRIAMIFQEPMTSLNPLHSIEKQIGETLLLHKGLGGKAAQARILELLDLVGIQNPRERLKTYPHQLSGGQRQRVIIAMALACEPELLIADEPTTALDVTVQRKILLLLKSLQQRLGMSLLLISHDLNLVRSIAQRVCVMHAGEIVEQADCQTLFNAPQHPYSRLLLDAEPAGEALCSEERETVLQVDDLTVQFPLGGGLFQRKTYLRAVDGISLSVQRGKTLGIVGESGSGKSTLGQAILRLLDSTGSIRFQGEALDPLNHQQMRPWRKQMQVVFQDPYGSLSPRMTVQQIISEGLEVHAPCSVADRDAQVIQVLKDVGLDPASRHRYPHEFSGGQRQRIAIARALVLKPALMLLDEPTSALDRTVQKQVVALLRELQEKYGLTYLFISHDLAVVRAMAHDMIVIKDGKVVERGASQQVFEAPQHAYTQELLAAAHIPL; encoded by the coding sequence ATGAACCTGATCGAAATCCGCGACCTCAGCGTCGCCTTCAGCGGCCAGACCGTAGTGAACAAGCTGAGTCTGGACGTACGCCCCGGCGAGTGCCTGGCACTGGTGGGCGAATCGGGCTCGGGCAAGTCGGTGACGGCCCACTCGATCCTGCAATTGCTACCCGAAGCCGGCACGCAAACCACAGGCTCCATTCAGTACCGCGGCCAGGAGCTGATGGGCGCGCCGGCCTCGACTCTGCAAAAGCTGCGCGGCAACCGCATTGCAATGATCTTCCAGGAGCCAATGACGTCCCTGAACCCACTGCACAGCATTGAAAAACAGATCGGCGAAACCCTGCTGTTGCACAAGGGCCTGGGCGGCAAGGCGGCGCAGGCGCGCATCCTCGAATTGCTCGATCTGGTGGGCATCCAGAACCCTCGGGAACGCCTCAAGACCTACCCGCACCAACTCTCCGGCGGCCAGCGCCAACGGGTCATCATTGCCATGGCCCTGGCCTGCGAGCCGGAACTGCTGATCGCCGACGAACCCACCACCGCGCTGGACGTGACGGTGCAGCGCAAGATCCTGCTGCTGCTCAAGTCCCTGCAACAACGCCTGGGCATGTCGTTGCTGCTGATCAGCCACGACCTCAACCTGGTGCGCAGCATTGCCCAGCGCGTGTGCGTGATGCATGCCGGCGAGATCGTCGAGCAGGCCGATTGCCAGACCTTGTTCAACGCACCGCAACACCCTTACAGCCGCCTGCTGCTGGATGCCGAGCCGGCGGGTGAAGCGCTGTGCAGCGAGGAGCGCGAGACCGTGTTACAGGTTGACGACCTGACCGTGCAATTCCCCCTCGGCGGCGGCCTGTTCCAGCGCAAAACCTACCTGCGCGCGGTGGACGGCATCAGCCTCAGCGTGCAGCGCGGCAAGACTCTGGGGATTGTCGGCGAATCGGGCTCGGGCAAATCCACCCTGGGCCAGGCGATCCTGCGCTTGCTCGACTCCACCGGCAGCATCCGCTTCCAGGGCGAAGCCCTCGACCCGCTCAATCATCAGCAGATGCGCCCGTGGCGCAAGCAGATGCAGGTGGTGTTCCAGGACCCTTACGGCAGCCTCAGCCCACGCATGACAGTGCAGCAGATCATCAGCGAAGGCCTCGAAGTGCATGCGCCGTGCAGCGTTGCAGACCGTGACGCGCAGGTGATCCAGGTGCTCAAGGACGTCGGCCTCGACCCTGCCAGCCGGCATCGTTACCCCCATGAATTCTCTGGCGGCCAACGTCAACGGATCGCCATCGCCCGCGCCCTGGTGCTCAAGCCCGCATTGATGTTGCTGGATGAGCCGACCTCGGCCCTCGACCGCACGGTGCAGAAGCAGGTGGTAGCGCTGTTGCGTGAGTTACAGGAGAAGTACGGCCTGACCTACCTGTTTATCAGTCATGACCTGGCGGTGGTGCGGGCGATGGCCCATGACATGATCGTGATCAAGGACGGCAAGGTCGTGGAGCGCGGCGCAAGCCAGCAGGTATTCGAAGCGCCCCAGCACGCCTACACTCAGGAACTGCTGGCCGCCGCGCACATCCCCCTGTAA
- a CDS encoding aldo/keto reductase: MRTIDLAGVPVPVIGQGTWRMGEDPGQRRAEVAALQLGIDEGMTLIDTAEMYGEGGAEAVVGEAIRGRRDRVFLVSKVYPHNASHKGVPRACDASLQRMGTDYIDLYLLHWRGQYPLEETVEAFERLREAGKIGRWGVSNFDVADLQELAAPACATNQVLYNIEERGIEFDLLPWWQQHHLPLMAYCPIAQGGALLDSSTLKQIARRHDVTPAQVCLAWVLRQDGVIAIPKAVTPEHVRLNASAAQLVLDEHDLDAIDRVFGAPQRKHPLAMV; the protein is encoded by the coding sequence ATGCGTACCATTGATCTGGCCGGTGTTCCGGTCCCTGTTATCGGCCAGGGCACCTGGCGCATGGGCGAAGACCCCGGCCAGCGCCGCGCTGAAGTTGCCGCGTTGCAACTGGGGATCGACGAGGGCATGACCCTGATCGATACCGCTGAAATGTATGGCGAAGGCGGTGCCGAAGCAGTCGTCGGCGAAGCCATTCGCGGCAGGCGTGACCGGGTGTTCCTGGTCAGCAAGGTGTATCCGCACAACGCCAGCCACAAAGGTGTGCCGCGCGCCTGCGACGCCAGCCTGCAACGCATGGGCACGGACTACATCGATCTGTACTTGCTGCACTGGCGTGGTCAGTATCCCCTTGAAGAAACTGTAGAAGCCTTCGAGCGCCTGCGCGAAGCCGGCAAGATCGGCCGCTGGGGCGTGTCCAACTTCGATGTGGCAGATCTCCAGGAGCTCGCCGCCCCGGCATGCGCCACCAACCAGGTGCTCTACAACATCGAAGAGCGCGGCATCGAATTCGACCTGTTGCCCTGGTGGCAACAACACCATCTGCCGCTAATGGCTTATTGCCCGATTGCCCAGGGCGGCGCATTGCTGGACAGCAGCACACTCAAGCAGATCGCCCGACGCCATGACGTCACCCCAGCCCAGGTGTGCCTGGCCTGGGTGCTGCGCCAGGACGGTGTGATCGCGATCCCCAAGGCCGTTACTCCCGAGCACGTGCGGCTCAACGCCAGCGCCGCGCAACTGGTGCTGGATGAGCACGACCTGGACGCAATCGATCGGGTGTTTGGCGCACCCCAGCGCAAGCACCCGCTGGCGATGGTCTAG
- a CDS encoding DUF1543 domain-containing protein: MLFVVMLGGKHPRARIEVHDVVFAVADTLQATYPQLRDAWFGSAKGVHIDSWMAVDGVDGWKVQLSHLAPQADAPRLYFINLGGYAANVFGEAHQYVLVVARTAREAKALGKQQMLRHWAQAHTDAVMDIDDCLPIDLVDGRYVHLEQAPHRPIVQHNDYIVLP, encoded by the coding sequence ATGCTGTTTGTCGTCATGCTCGGGGGCAAGCACCCACGGGCCCGGATTGAAGTGCACGATGTGGTGTTCGCCGTGGCGGACACGCTGCAAGCCACCTACCCGCAACTGCGCGACGCCTGGTTTGGCAGCGCCAAGGGCGTGCACATCGATTCGTGGATGGCGGTAGACGGCGTGGATGGCTGGAAGGTCCAACTCAGTCACCTCGCCCCCCAGGCCGATGCCCCGCGCCTGTATTTCATCAACCTCGGTGGTTATGCAGCCAACGTGTTTGGCGAGGCGCATCAGTATGTGCTGGTTGTGGCACGCACTGCGCGGGAGGCGAAAGCGTTGGGCAAGCAGCAGATGCTGCGACACTGGGCCCAGGCGCATACCGATGCCGTGATGGATATAGACGACTGCCTGCCGATCGATCTGGTGGATGGGCGCTATGTTCACCTTGAACAAGCCCCACACCGGCCGATCGTGCAGCACAACGACTACATCGTGCTGCCCTGA
- a CDS encoding ABC transporter permease — protein sequence MFNLSPVARRRFERFKKNRRGWWSLWLFIGLFILTLGGELIANDKPLVLSFKNELYFPVFKRYTEQQFGGQLPFQADYRSDYVQKLIKQDGGWMLFPPVPFSDDTPNYELTRPAPSPPSAVNWLGTDDQSRDVLARVIFGARVSILFALALTVISAAIGIAAGALQGYYGGWVDLIGQRVLEVWSGLPVLYLLIILSGFVEPNFWWLLGIMALFSWLALVDVVRAEFLRGRNLEYVKAARALGLSDAKIIRRHILPNAMTATLSYLPFILTGAISTLSALDFLGFGMPAGSASLGELIAQGKQNLQAPWLGLTAFFTLALILSLLVFIGEALRDAFDPRS from the coding sequence ATGTTCAACCTGTCTCCCGTGGCCCGTCGACGCTTCGAACGGTTCAAGAAAAACCGGCGTGGCTGGTGGTCGCTGTGGCTGTTTATCGGCCTGTTTATCCTGACCCTCGGCGGCGAGTTGATCGCCAATGACAAGCCCCTGGTGCTGAGCTTCAAGAACGAGCTGTATTTCCCGGTGTTCAAGCGCTACACCGAGCAGCAGTTCGGCGGCCAGTTGCCGTTCCAGGCCGACTACCGCAGTGACTACGTGCAAAAACTGATCAAACAGGACGGCGGCTGGATGCTGTTCCCGCCGGTCCCGTTCAGCGACGATACGCCCAACTACGAACTGACCCGCCCTGCCCCCAGCCCGCCTTCGGCCGTGAACTGGCTGGGCACCGATGACCAGTCGCGGGATGTGCTGGCGCGGGTGATCTTTGGCGCGCGGGTCTCGATCCTGTTTGCCCTGGCGCTCACCGTGATCAGTGCCGCCATCGGCATTGCCGCCGGTGCGTTGCAGGGTTACTACGGCGGCTGGGTCGACCTGATCGGCCAGCGGGTGCTGGAGGTGTGGTCGGGGCTGCCGGTGCTGTATCTGTTGATCATCCTGTCGGGCTTTGTCGAGCCGAATTTCTGGTGGTTGCTGGGGATCATGGCGCTGTTTTCCTGGCTGGCCCTGGTGGACGTGGTACGCGCCGAGTTCCTGCGCGGACGCAACCTGGAGTACGTCAAGGCCGCTCGCGCACTGGGCCTGAGCGACGCCAAGATCATTCGCCGACACATCCTGCCGAATGCCATGACCGCAACCTTGAGCTACCTGCCTTTTATTCTGACCGGTGCGATTTCCACCCTCAGCGCCCTGGACTTCCTCGGCTTCGGCATGCCCGCCGGCAGCGCCTCGCTGGGTGAATTGATCGCCCAGGGCAAGCAGAACCTGCAAGCGCCGTGGCTGGGCCTGACGGCGTTTTTCACCCTGGCACTGATCCTGTCGCTGCTGGTGTTTATCGGCGAGGCATTACGTGATGCCTTCGACCCCCGTTCATGA
- the tssA gene encoding type VI secretion system protein TssA — protein MNYSDKCLDYYLELARSPCSQTSFAGSDMRYSSEYEALESELAKLQSMHGTRQPDWQKVREISECLLREHSKDVRVAVWLTWALHECESFPGLLAGLGLLRYLCEQHWVEVFPAKPRTRAAAFAWLVLRLEPLCLQNLPLAQQRPLFQAILEHLTRLDELWAGHLGDDAPMLLPLRRQLSEHLEHATQGTPAPGAVAGVIAQLKQATTQLLAPESTIDSEKDAHKRLRTLQDQARPLCAWWLRQDATDLRALRLSRAMAWLTLVGYPDANSERITSLRGPAPDKLQRYQERFAQGHYADLLLELEASLATAMFWFDGLHMAWQCLAALQAELAMSELEADFAQLLKRLPDLPQLHFHDGTAFASRATRDWISLHIERHLRQPAPPKVLVDATAQPWEAALQQVMSILRKDGLKAAVSQLNQGMQAATSERERFQWRLAVARLCVLAGKHELAKIQLEQLDQELQHAGLERWEPALALQVAQLLYRCCDLLPQNQAVRECKEDSHRRLCRFDLEAVLE, from the coding sequence ATGAACTATTCCGATAAGTGCCTCGACTATTACCTTGAACTTGCACGTTCACCTTGCTCGCAAACGAGTTTTGCCGGCAGTGACATGCGTTATTCAAGCGAATATGAAGCGCTGGAGTCAGAACTGGCCAAGTTGCAGTCGATGCACGGCACCCGCCAGCCGGACTGGCAGAAAGTCCGCGAGATCAGTGAGTGCCTGTTGCGCGAGCATTCAAAGGATGTGCGCGTCGCGGTGTGGCTGACCTGGGCGCTGCATGAGTGCGAATCCTTCCCGGGGTTGCTCGCCGGCCTTGGGCTGCTGCGCTATCTCTGCGAGCAGCATTGGGTCGAGGTGTTTCCCGCCAAGCCACGTACGCGTGCCGCCGCCTTTGCCTGGTTGGTATTGCGTCTTGAGCCGCTGTGTCTGCAAAACCTGCCACTGGCCCAGCAACGCCCGCTGTTTCAAGCGATCCTCGAACACCTGACGCGACTCGATGAACTCTGGGCCGGGCACTTGGGGGATGACGCACCGATGTTGCTGCCGTTGCGGCGGCAACTGTCGGAGCACCTGGAGCACGCCACACAAGGCACGCCGGCACCCGGTGCGGTGGCGGGGGTGATCGCCCAGCTCAAACAGGCCACCACCCAATTGCTCGCCCCCGAATCCACCATCGACAGTGAAAAAGACGCACACAAGCGCCTGCGCACGTTACAGGATCAGGCCCGACCCCTTTGCGCCTGGTGGTTGCGCCAGGACGCCACTGACTTGCGCGCCCTGCGCCTGAGCCGAGCCATGGCCTGGCTGACCCTGGTCGGCTACCCGGACGCCAATAGTGAGCGCATCACCAGCCTGCGCGGCCCGGCGCCGGACAAGCTCCAGCGCTACCAGGAGCGCTTCGCCCAAGGGCACTACGCCGATTTGTTGCTGGAACTGGAAGCCAGCCTGGCCACCGCGATGTTCTGGTTCGATGGCTTGCACATGGCCTGGCAGTGCCTCGCCGCGTTGCAGGCCGAGCTGGCGATGAGCGAGCTGGAGGCTGACTTTGCCCAGTTGCTCAAGCGCCTGCCGGACCTGCCCCAATTGCATTTTCACGACGGCACAGCCTTTGCCAGCCGCGCCACCCGTGACTGGATCTCGCTGCATATCGAACGTCACTTGCGCCAGCCCGCGCCGCCCAAAGTGCTCGTCGACGCCACGGCGCAACCGTGGGAAGCCGCGTTGCAGCAGGTCATGTCGATCCTGCGCAAGGACGGGCTCAAGGCCGCCGTCAGCCAACTCAACCAAGGTATGCAAGCCGCCACCAGCGAGCGTGAGCGCTTCCAGTGGCGCCTCGCCGTGGCCCGCTTGTGTGTGCTGGCGGGCAAGCACGAGTTGGCGAAGATCCAGCTCGAACAGCTCGATCAGGAACTGCAACACGCCGGGCTGGAACGCTGGGAACCGGCGTTGGCCCTGCAGGTTGCGCAATTGTTGTACCGCTGTTGCGACCTGTTGCCACAAAACCAGGCCGTGCGCGAATGCAAGGAAGACAGCCATCGCAGGCTGTGCCGTTTCGATCTCGAAGCGGTACTTGAATAG
- a CDS encoding microcin C ABC transporter permease YejB — protein sequence MLAYIVRRLLLIIPTLVIILLVNFVIVQAAPGGPVEQAIAHLQGIGGGAVGGSGGDGISGGSRASRGLDPKLIKDIEKQYGFDKPAPERLWLMLTSYAKLDFGNSFFRGKTVIDLILEKMPVTISLGLWATLITYLVSIPLGIRKAVRHGSSFDVWSSTAIVIGYAMPAFLFAMFLIVVFAGGTSLNWFPVRGLVSENFEELSTVGKIADYFWHLVLPVTSLVIGGFATLTILTKNSFLNEITRQYVVTARAKGLSERRVLYGHVFRNAMLLVISGIPQAFISVFFAGSLLIEVIFSLDGLGRMSYEAAVSRDYPVVFGSLFIFTLFGLLIKLIGDLCYTLVDPRIDFAARNA from the coding sequence ATGCTTGCTTATATCGTACGGCGCCTGCTGCTGATCATCCCCACGCTGGTGATTATCCTGCTGGTCAACTTCGTCATCGTGCAGGCCGCCCCCGGCGGCCCGGTGGAACAAGCCATTGCCCACCTGCAAGGCATCGGCGGCGGCGCGGTCGGCGGCTCGGGTGGTGACGGCATCAGCGGCGGCTCCCGGGCCAGTCGCGGCCTGGACCCGAAGCTGATCAAGGACATCGAAAAACAATACGGTTTCGACAAGCCCGCACCGGAACGCCTGTGGCTGATGCTGACGAGCTACGCCAAGCTGGATTTCGGCAACAGCTTCTTTCGCGGCAAAACAGTGATCGACCTGATCCTGGAGAAAATGCCCGTCACCATCTCCCTCGGCCTGTGGGCCACCCTGATCACCTACCTGGTGTCGATCCCCCTGGGGATTCGCAAGGCGGTGCGCCATGGCAGCAGCTTTGATGTGTGGAGCAGCACCGCCATCGTCATCGGCTACGCCATGCCAGCGTTCCTGTTTGCGATGTTCTTGATCGTGGTCTTCGCCGGCGGCACCTCGCTGAACTGGTTCCCGGTGCGCGGGTTGGTCTCGGAAAACTTCGAGGAACTGAGCACCGTCGGCAAGATCGCCGACTACTTCTGGCACCTGGTGCTGCCGGTCACGTCCCTGGTGATCGGCGGTTTCGCCACCCTGACCATCCTCACCAAAAACTCGTTCCTCAATGAAATCACGCGCCAATACGTGGTCACCGCGCGCGCCAAGGGCTTGAGCGAACGGCGGGTGCTGTACGGCCATGTGTTCCGCAACGCCATGTTGCTGGTGATCTCGGGGATTCCCCAGGCGTTTATCAGCGTATTCTTTGCCGGTTCGCTGCTGATCGAGGTGATTTTCTCCCTCGACGGCCTCGGGCGCATGAGTTACGAAGCGGCGGTGTCGCGGGATTATCCGGTGGTGTTCGGCTCGCTGTTTATCTTCACCTTGTTCGGCCTCTTGATAAAACTCATTGGTGACCTCTGCTACACCCTGGTCGACCCGCGTATCGACTTCGCCGCGAGGAACGCCTGA
- a CDS encoding extracellular solute-binding protein, which translates to MRLAFSTLLSSTLALLLASSAVIAAPLPYLTVYGEPAKYPAGFHHFDYVNPNAPKGGNLRRSAIEIGRFDHVLPYIDKGIGVSQVDGWLYSPLAQRSLDEPYTVYGLVAEKMERAEDGLSLRFFLNPKARFADGTPITAEDVRYTYNLLMTQGRLGFRTLFADVKHVEVEGERQVRFDFSSNENRTLPLDLATLPVLPEHWWKTRDFANGGGYEAPLGSGPYKVSKIDSGSTITFTRDPDWWGKDLPVSRGLYNFDHLSLEYFGDTEVARQVLRGGAYDFNREFSATGYSIGYNGPALDDGRLQRAHLAKQMPQPAQGYVFNVQKPMFKDRRVRQALAMLWDFEWANRQMMRNMYIRQQSFFSNSPLAASQPPTPEELAILEPLRGQIPDEVFTQVFKAPVTDGSGMIRDKQLQALALLEEAGWKPDGDRLVNADGEPLEFTFLNTQNGLERLLLPYKRNLAQIGITLNIRRIDSSQYVNRMMARDYDMIVVGFPVTTSPGMELYNYFGSDAAFDPGANNYMVLKDPAVDTLIKGLVKADTQAQMLTYAHALDRVLQWNYLWIPNYYPPGTSAAWWNRFGRPAVEAKNDEALESWWEISPTPLTNEQMQKRGGRH; encoded by the coding sequence ATGCGACTGGCTTTTTCTACCCTGCTTAGCTCTACCCTGGCCCTGCTGCTGGCCAGCAGCGCCGTGATCGCGGCACCGCTGCCGTACCTCACGGTCTATGGCGAGCCGGCCAAGTACCCCGCCGGCTTCCACCACTTTGACTACGTCAACCCCAATGCGCCCAAGGGCGGCAACCTACGGCGCTCGGCCATTGAGATCGGGCGCTTTGACCATGTGCTGCCCTACATCGACAAAGGCATCGGTGTGTCCCAGGTCGACGGCTGGCTCTATTCGCCCCTGGCCCAGCGCTCCCTGGATGAGCCTTACACGGTGTATGGCCTGGTTGCCGAGAAGATGGAGCGCGCCGAAGACGGCCTGTCGCTGCGCTTCTTCCTCAATCCCAAGGCGCGTTTCGCCGACGGCACGCCCATCACCGCCGAAGACGTGCGCTACACCTATAACTTGCTGATGACCCAAGGCCGCCTTGGCTTTCGCACGCTGTTCGCCGACGTCAAGCACGTCGAAGTCGAAGGTGAGCGCCAGGTACGCTTCGATTTCTCCAGCAATGAAAACCGCACCCTGCCCCTCGACCTCGCGACCCTGCCGGTACTGCCCGAGCACTGGTGGAAAACCCGCGACTTCGCCAACGGCGGCGGCTACGAGGCACCACTGGGCAGCGGCCCGTATAAAGTCAGCAAGATCGATTCCGGCAGCACCATCACCTTTACCCGTGACCCCGACTGGTGGGGCAAGGACCTGCCCGTCAGCCGCGGCCTGTACAACTTCGATCACCTGAGCCTGGAATATTTCGGCGATACCGAAGTAGCGCGCCAGGTCTTGCGCGGCGGCGCCTATGACTTCAACCGCGAGTTTTCCGCCACCGGCTATTCCATCGGCTACAACGGCCCGGCCCTCGACGACGGTCGCCTGCAACGCGCGCATTTGGCCAAGCAGATGCCGCAACCGGCCCAGGGCTACGTGTTCAATGTGCAAAAACCGATGTTCAAGGACCGCCGCGTACGCCAAGCCCTGGCGATGCTGTGGGATTTCGAATGGGCCAACCGGCAGATGATGCGCAACATGTACATCCGCCAGCAGAGCTTCTTCTCCAACAGCCCGCTGGCCGCCAGCCAACCGCCGACCCCAGAGGAACTGGCGATCCTCGAACCCTTGCGCGGGCAAATTCCCGACGAAGTCTTTACGCAAGTGTTCAAGGCCCCGGTCACCGACGGCAGCGGCATGATCCGCGACAAACAACTGCAAGCCCTGGCCCTGCTGGAAGAAGCCGGCTGGAAACCCGACGGCGACCGCCTGGTCAACGCCGACGGCGAGCCGCTGGAGTTCACCTTCCTCAACACCCAGAACGGCCTTGAGCGCCTGCTGCTGCCGTACAAACGCAACCTCGCGCAAATCGGCATCACCTTGAATATCCGCCGTATCGACTCCTCGCAGTACGTCAACCGGATGATGGCGCGCGACTACGACATGATCGTGGTCGGCTTCCCGGTCACTACTTCGCCGGGGATGGAGTTGTACAACTACTTCGGCTCAGACGCCGCGTTCGATCCCGGCGCCAACAACTACATGGTCCTCAAGGACCCGGCGGTCGATACCTTGATCAAGGGCCTGGTCAAGGCCGACACCCAGGCGCAGATGCTCACCTACGCCCACGCCCTGGACCGGGTGCTGCAATGGAATTACCTGTGGATTCCCAACTACTACCCGCCCGGCACGTCCGCCGCATGGTGGAACCGCTTCGGCCGCCCTGCCGTCGAGGCGAAAAACGATGAAGCCCTGGAAAGCTGGTGGGAAATCAGCCCTACACCGCTGACAAACGAGCAGATGCAAAAACGCGGAGGCCGCCACTGA
- the tssB gene encoding type VI secretion system contractile sheath small subunit, with protein MAKEGSVAPKERINITFKPAVGGAQEEVELPLKLLVLGDFTRREDLRKLEDRKPIGIDKNTLDEVLAKQALSLTLSVPNRLQDDADVDELAIQLRINAMKDFNPANLVEQVPELRKLMVLREALMALKGPLGNTPSFRKAIEQALADDDSRARVLAELGLNSAHP; from the coding sequence ATGGCCAAAGAAGGTTCGGTTGCGCCCAAGGAACGCATCAATATCACGTTCAAGCCGGCGGTTGGCGGCGCCCAGGAAGAGGTTGAACTGCCGTTGAAGTTGCTGGTGCTGGGGGATTTCACCCGGCGCGAGGACCTGCGCAAGCTGGAAGACCGCAAACCCATCGGCATCGACAAGAACACCCTCGACGAGGTGCTCGCCAAGCAGGCCTTGAGCCTCACCCTCAGCGTGCCCAATCGCCTGCAAGACGACGCCGACGTCGATGAACTGGCGATCCAGTTGCGCATCAATGCGATGAAAGACTTCAACCCCGCCAACCTGGTCGAGCAGGTGCCCGAACTGCGCAAACTGATGGTCCTGCGCGAAGCGTTGATGGCGCTCAAGGGCCCGTTGGGCAACACCCCCAGTTTCCGCAAAGCCATTGAGCAGGCTCTGGCTGACGATGATTCCCGCGCTCGGGTATTGGCAGAGCTGGGATTGAACAGCGCCCACCCGTGA